In the Methylomonas rhizoryzae genome, one interval contains:
- the ylqF gene encoding ribosome biogenesis GTPase YlqF yields the protein MIQWYPGHMHKASKEIKQTLPDIDLLIEVLDARIPYSSQNPMLDQLRGDKPTIRVLNKADLADAAVTRQWQAFMEKEMAVKTLALSGQQADKVKQILDLCSKMLPEKTAAGKVVRSMIMGIPNVGKSTIINSLAGRAIAKTGNEPAVTKQQQRIQLKNNIVLSDTPGVLWPNLENRYSGYRLAVTGAIKDTAFQHEDIAIFGLDYLLRAYPDLLIARYRLDALPADAMQALALIGKKRGCLRAGGVVELDKAAKLFLTELRAGTLGQISLETPDMLASELQELAAMRAAKAAKKAAGTHGGKAQ from the coding sequence ATGATTCAGTGGTATCCCGGTCACATGCACAAGGCCAGCAAGGAAATCAAACAAACCCTACCGGACATCGATTTGCTGATCGAAGTATTGGACGCCCGCATCCCCTACAGCAGTCAAAACCCGATGCTGGACCAACTGCGCGGCGACAAGCCGACCATACGCGTATTGAACAAAGCCGACTTGGCCGATGCCGCCGTCACCCGGCAATGGCAAGCCTTCATGGAAAAGGAAATGGCGGTCAAGACCCTGGCCCTATCCGGCCAGCAGGCCGATAAAGTCAAACAGATTCTGGACTTGTGCAGCAAAATGCTGCCGGAAAAAACCGCCGCCGGCAAAGTGGTGCGCAGCATGATCATGGGCATTCCCAACGTCGGCAAATCCACCATCATCAATAGCCTGGCCGGACGCGCAATCGCCAAAACCGGCAACGAACCGGCCGTTACTAAGCAACAACAACGCATCCAGCTGAAGAACAACATCGTGTTGTCGGACACGCCGGGCGTGCTGTGGCCCAACCTGGAAAACCGTTACAGCGGTTACCGCTTGGCGGTGACCGGCGCCATTAAAGATACGGCGTTTCAGCATGAAGACATCGCCATATTCGGGCTGGACTATCTGTTGCGCGCCTACCCGGATCTGCTGATAGCCCGATACCGGCTGGATGCGTTACCGGCAGACGCGATGCAGGCGCTGGCGCTCATCGGCAAAAAGCGCGGCTGCCTGCGCGCCGGCGGCGTGGTGGAGCTGGACAAGGCGGCGAAACTGTTTCTGACCGAACTGAGAGCCGGCACACTCGGCCAAATCAGCCTGGAAACGCCGGACATGCTGGCAAGCGAATTACAGGAATTGGCGGCCATGCGCGCCGCAAAAGCCGCGAAGAAAGCGGCCGGGACCCACGGCGGTAAAGCGCAGTGA
- a CDS encoding PDC sensor domain-containing protein — protein MLQMSPIVVIELYEEHRLAIQRLLLSILTCFADERLFEQTPEQLRETLNSLCEYYPCVSLLYLLDPDGVQINGNIAGHNYPQHAGLGMGADRSQRPYFAAVQKSRTAVITEPYLSSIKNELCVSVCGPVCNKDGAVRGYVVLDIDLPAMLSFLTGERKRRHFEPGFKLIYTLIVLGLFTVSLILLFAAGQECIEVLQTAALKQEAKLIPFSVVIYLTLALAIFDLGKTTFEEEVLLYKDIMKHSSTRRTITRFIGAIIIALSIEALLMIFKAALQGSAGQYIVEAVWVVLAAALLLLSLGVYVFLGAKAEVMLINQKQRKRQ, from the coding sequence ATGCTGCAAATGAGCCCCATCGTCGTTATCGAGTTGTACGAGGAACATCGCCTGGCCATTCAACGGTTATTGTTGTCGATCTTGACGTGTTTCGCCGATGAACGATTATTCGAACAAACGCCGGAGCAACTGCGAGAAACGCTGAATTCCCTGTGCGAATACTATCCGTGCGTGAGCTTGTTGTATTTGCTGGACCCGGACGGGGTGCAAATCAACGGCAACATTGCCGGACACAACTACCCGCAGCACGCCGGCTTGGGCATGGGGGCGGACCGCAGTCAGCGGCCTTATTTTGCCGCCGTGCAAAAAAGCCGGACGGCCGTAATCACCGAGCCTTATTTGTCCAGCATCAAGAACGAACTGTGCGTGTCGGTTTGTGGTCCGGTTTGCAACAAAGACGGTGCCGTGCGCGGCTATGTCGTCTTGGACATCGATCTGCCTGCGATGCTGAGTTTTCTGACCGGCGAGCGCAAAAGGCGCCACTTCGAGCCGGGTTTTAAGCTGATCTATACCTTGATAGTCCTGGGTTTGTTCACCGTGTCGCTGATCTTGTTGTTTGCGGCGGGACAAGAATGTATTGAGGTGTTGCAAACCGCGGCTCTCAAACAAGAAGCCAAGCTGATTCCGTTCAGCGTGGTGATTTACTTGACCTTGGCCTTGGCCATCTTCGATTTGGGCAAAACCACCTTCGAAGAAGAAGTCTTGCTGTACAAGGACATCATGAAACACAGCTCCACGCGGCGGACCATTACCCGTTTTATCGGGGCCATCATCATCGCCTTGTCGATCGAAGCCCTGTTGATGATTTTCAAAGCGGCGCTACAAGGTAGTGCCGGTCAATATATCGTCGAGGCGGTCTGGGTGGTATTGGCAGCGGCTTTGTTGCTATTGAGCTTGGGCGTCTACGTGTTCTTAGGCGCCAAGGCGGAAGTGATGCTGATCAATCAGAAGCAGCGTAAGCGTCAATAA
- a CDS encoding C40 family peptidase, translated as MQSSFCRWFGLASLVLLLLSGCSGTDKKPPVSDYQPSGPGNTQAARDALQLQGRPYVYGGQSPEVGFDCSGLVAYVYRRQGLKLPRTTESLAYFLPAVPPDQRLPGDLLFFNTGKPFSHVGIYVGGDNFVHAPSERTGRVMLSNLHQPYWRERFIGVRRPGATQPLSLNSRQADVCLLN; from the coding sequence ATGCAGTCGTCATTCTGCCGTTGGTTCGGATTAGCCTCGCTGGTTTTGCTGCTGTTGTCCGGTTGTTCCGGTACCGACAAAAAGCCGCCTGTTTCCGATTATCAGCCTAGCGGTCCGGGCAATACTCAGGCCGCCCGCGATGCTTTGCAGTTGCAAGGCCGTCCCTACGTTTACGGCGGTCAATCGCCGGAGGTAGGTTTCGATTGCAGCGGTTTGGTCGCTTACGTTTATCGGCGGCAGGGGTTGAAACTGCCGCGCACCACCGAATCCTTGGCCTACTTTCTGCCTGCCGTCCCCCCCGATCAGCGCTTGCCCGGAGACTTGCTGTTTTTCAATACCGGTAAACCGTTTTCCCACGTCGGTATTTATGTCGGCGGCGACAACTTCGTGCATGCGCCCAGCGAACGTACCGGCCGGGTCATGCTTTCCAACCTGCATCAGCCTTATTGGCGGGAGAGGTTCATCGGCGTTCGCCGCCCCGGCGCGACGCAACCATTGTCGTTGAATAGTCGGCAGGCGGACGTTTGTCTGCTGAATTGA
- a CDS encoding bifunctional diguanylate cyclase/phosphodiesterase encodes MLTSPQKKALPQAPSFTQTLVVNVVAVVAVLGLGLLLAMMFQGAAGTEQASRRELEETLDRATERLRILVRAAEMTAESAERAARYPELTASSMRAMLEHSLAAFEQRPELSYLGAVLPANGEYGTLQRIESGDLLLWWFPSRDSGRLTQVYRLAARGFELSEQLATHDYDPRNQPFYQAALNSPSGETWLPAYRWIIHAGSLEPLWGITYAKALRDPAGKLICVLDADLDLPALNRFLSPLSAEYRSHFQIVELGETPRLIGGKHVGRTPLPVPPELAPLLAFSGEVFVDRMQIEAETRWVAARRLALKGGSSWLVVASRQIPFIESAMRRQLYQVAAIGVVMVVGLVMVSIRITRRFGKPLAELELRVAGIGRRELQAPVAAATFSANDFRETQLLGEALDRMALAVSQLLEAQEQAATSLALKGAVFDSTNTAIISVDSELAIVEWNAAAERLFGRARNGVLGRSVTEIVMAPEGTADWPAILASDGSAAFRFVGVSGAFDAELRLLAFKQDGREICTLFLNDVSERKRANAALQESLNRFHAAARATGDVIWDWDLLANRIWWNENFQLLFGYSAEEIGCDIEFWTTRIHPEDRERVVEHIYAVLAADEENWLEEYRFQRKDGSWADVYDRGHVLRDAGGRGIRMIGAIQDITERKRAEQRIHYLATHDGLTGLPNRELLQDRMAQSVAQARRSGQQLALLYIDLDRFKVVNDGYGHPFGDAVLQAVAARLSSLVREGDTVSRQGGDEFLVLLANIGSAGDAYRVAQKIVRSLDCPLDLQSRQIHLSASIGVSVFPEDGETAEQLIDNADVAMYRAKELGRNTCKIFTREMSEETLRRVDLETRLRGAQAAGQLQLFYQPKVCLQSGRITGCEALLRWRHPELGMVSPSDFIPIAEDSGLIVPIGDWVLRQACSQVKTWTEAGLPPVCVAVNVSTRQFLQQDVVAWVLRTLAETGLPPAQLELELTESLVAQDVNKVIESFSRLRAAGVKLSIDDFGTGYSSLGYLKRLRAHTLKIDQSFVRDMLTDPEDATIVLAVIALAHNLEYKVIAEGVETEQHCRFLRQNGCDEIQGYVFSKPVPAEAFAALLGNGACLSQD; translated from the coding sequence GTGCTAACCAGTCCTCAAAAAAAAGCCTTACCCCAAGCCCCTTCGTTCACCCAAACCTTGGTCGTCAATGTGGTGGCGGTAGTAGCGGTGTTAGGTTTGGGGCTGTTGCTCGCCATGATGTTTCAGGGGGCGGCCGGAACCGAGCAGGCGAGCCGGCGGGAGCTGGAAGAAACCCTGGATCGAGCGACCGAGCGATTGCGAATTTTGGTGCGCGCCGCGGAAATGACCGCGGAATCGGCCGAACGTGCCGCTCGTTATCCGGAGCTGACGGCTTCATCCATGCGTGCCATGCTGGAGCATTCGTTGGCCGCGTTCGAACAACGTCCGGAACTGAGCTACCTGGGGGCGGTTTTGCCCGCTAACGGAGAATACGGCACATTGCAGCGTATCGAAAGCGGCGACTTGCTGCTTTGGTGGTTTCCGAGCCGTGACAGCGGCCGGCTCACTCAAGTTTATCGCTTGGCCGCGCGCGGCTTCGAGCTGAGCGAGCAGCTAGCCACGCATGATTACGATCCGCGCAATCAACCGTTTTACCAAGCGGCATTGAATAGTCCTAGTGGAGAAACCTGGCTGCCGGCGTATCGGTGGATTATCCATGCCGGCAGCTTGGAGCCCCTGTGGGGCATCACCTATGCAAAAGCGCTGCGCGATCCTGCCGGCAAGTTGATTTGCGTCTTGGATGCGGATTTGGACTTGCCGGCACTCAACCGGTTTTTATCGCCTTTATCGGCGGAATACCGGTCGCATTTTCAAATCGTGGAATTGGGGGAGACGCCGCGTTTGATAGGCGGGAAACACGTCGGGCGCACACCACTGCCCGTGCCGCCGGAGCTGGCGCCGCTGTTGGCGTTTTCCGGCGAGGTGTTTGTGGACAGAATGCAGATAGAGGCGGAAACGCGTTGGGTTGCAGCCAGGCGGCTGGCGCTCAAGGGCGGCTCTTCTTGGCTGGTGGTGGCATCGCGGCAAATCCCGTTTATCGAAAGTGCGATGCGCCGACAGCTGTATCAGGTGGCGGCGATAGGCGTGGTCATGGTAGTCGGTTTGGTGATGGTGTCGATTCGCATCACCCGCCGCTTCGGCAAGCCGCTTGCGGAACTGGAACTGCGCGTTGCGGGGATAGGCAGACGAGAGTTGCAGGCGCCCGTCGCGGCGGCTACCTTTTCCGCCAACGATTTTCGGGAAACCCAGCTTCTCGGCGAAGCCTTGGACCGGATGGCGCTGGCGGTCAGCCAATTGCTTGAAGCGCAAGAACAGGCCGCAACCTCCCTGGCACTGAAAGGCGCCGTCTTCGACTCGACCAATACCGCGATTATCAGTGTCGATTCGGAGTTAGCCATCGTCGAATGGAACGCCGCCGCGGAGCGTTTGTTCGGCCGGGCGCGCAACGGCGTGTTAGGCCGTTCGGTTACCGAAATCGTCATGGCCCCCGAGGGGACGGCCGATTGGCCGGCCATTTTGGCGAGCGACGGCAGTGCGGCGTTTCGTTTTGTCGGCGTATCGGGAGCGTTCGACGCCGAGCTGCGCTTGTTGGCCTTCAAGCAAGACGGCCGGGAAATTTGCACGCTGTTTTTGAACGACGTGTCGGAGCGCAAGCGCGCCAACGCAGCCTTACAAGAAAGCTTAAACCGCTTTCACGCGGCGGCCCGTGCCACCGGCGACGTCATCTGGGATTGGGATCTGCTCGCAAACCGGATATGGTGGAACGAGAATTTTCAACTGCTGTTCGGCTATAGCGCCGAAGAGATTGGATGCGACATCGAATTCTGGACGACTCGTATACACCCGGAAGACCGCGAGCGGGTAGTCGAACATATCTACGCGGTACTCGCCGCGGACGAGGAAAATTGGCTGGAGGAATACCGCTTTCAGCGTAAAGACGGCAGTTGGGCGGATGTGTACGATAGAGGCCACGTATTGCGTGACGCTGGCGGGCGCGGTATCCGCATGATAGGCGCCATCCAGGATATTACCGAGCGTAAGCGTGCGGAACAACGCATTCATTATCTGGCGACCCACGATGGTCTGACCGGACTGCCGAACCGGGAATTGCTGCAAGACCGCATGGCTCAATCCGTCGCCCAGGCGCGCCGATCCGGACAGCAGTTGGCCTTGTTGTACATCGACTTGGATAGGTTCAAAGTGGTTAACGACGGTTACGGGCATCCTTTCGGCGATGCGGTGTTGCAGGCCGTAGCCGCAAGGCTGAGTTCGCTGGTGCGGGAGGGCGATACGGTTTCCCGCCAGGGCGGCGACGAATTTCTGGTTTTGTTGGCGAATATAGGCAGTGCCGGCGACGCTTACCGGGTTGCGCAAAAGATCGTGCGCAGCCTGGATTGCCCGCTCGATTTGCAAAGTCGGCAGATCCATCTGTCGGCCAGCATAGGCGTCAGCGTCTTTCCCGAAGATGGCGAAACCGCCGAGCAATTGATTGACAACGCCGATGTGGCCATGTATCGCGCCAAGGAATTAGGCCGAAACACCTGTAAAATCTTTACCCGGGAAATGAGCGAGGAAACCTTGCGCAGGGTGGATTTGGAAACCCGGCTGCGTGGCGCGCAAGCGGCCGGCCAACTGCAGTTGTTCTACCAGCCCAAGGTGTGTTTGCAATCAGGGCGGATTACCGGCTGCGAGGCTTTGCTGCGTTGGCGGCATCCCGAGCTAGGCATGGTTTCGCCGTCCGATTTCATTCCGATAGCCGAAGACTCCGGTTTGATCGTGCCTATCGGCGATTGGGTGCTCAGGCAGGCGTGCTCGCAAGTCAAGACCTGGACCGAAGCCGGCTTGCCGCCGGTGTGCGTAGCGGTGAACGTGTCCACTCGGCAATTTCTGCAGCAAGATGTCGTTGCTTGGGTGTTGCGGACACTGGCGGAAACCGGCTTGCCGCCGGCTCAGCTGGAATTGGAGCTGACCGAAAGCCTGGTTGCCCAAGACGTTAATAAAGTGATAGAGAGTTTCAGCCGGCTGCGGGCGGCCGGGGTGAAATTGTCCATAGACGATTTCGGTACCGGTTACTCCAGTCTCGGTTATCTGAAACGGCTGCGGGCCCACACCCTGAAAATAGACCAGTCTTTCGTGCGTGACATGCTGACCGATCCGGAAGACGCCACCATTGTTTTGGCCGTCATCGCGTTGGCGCATAATCTGGAATACAAGGTTATCGCCGAGGGCGTGGAAACCGAACAACATTGCCGGTTTTTGCGGCAAAACGGTTGCGACGAGATCCAAGGATATGTGTTCAGCAAGCCCGTACCGGCCGAGGCATTTGCGGCGCTGCTCGGCAACGGTGCTTGCTTGAGTCAAGACTAG
- the trpC gene encoding indole-3-glycerol phosphate synthase TrpC produces the protein MTDTPDILKTILAKKTEEVARRKSNTPIALLQEIAGSVQGPRGFYQALRSKADQQKPAIIAEIKKASPSQGVIREDFKPVEIAVDYAFNGATCLSVLTDKEFFQGSEANLQMVRDKCPLPAIRKDFMIDPYQIHESRALGADCVLLIVAALDDAMLKELADTATGLGLDVLVEVHDAAELERALKLNTHMIGINNRNLRSFEVSLQTTLDLKNTIPADKLIVTESGIHTPADVKLMQDNGIYTFLVGEAFMRAPSPGQKMRELFF, from the coding sequence ATGACCGATACACCAGACATCCTAAAAACCATACTCGCCAAAAAAACCGAAGAAGTCGCCCGCCGCAAGAGCAATACGCCGATTGCGTTGCTGCAGGAAATCGCCGGCAGCGTGCAAGGCCCGCGCGGCTTTTACCAAGCCTTGCGCAGCAAGGCCGACCAGCAAAAACCGGCGATCATCGCCGAAATCAAAAAGGCCTCGCCCAGTCAGGGCGTGATCCGGGAGGATTTCAAGCCGGTCGAAATCGCGGTCGATTACGCTTTCAACGGCGCGACCTGTTTGTCTGTGCTGACCGACAAGGAATTCTTCCAGGGTTCGGAAGCCAATCTGCAGATGGTGCGCGACAAATGCCCGCTGCCGGCAATTCGCAAGGATTTCATGATCGATCCTTACCAGATCCACGAATCGCGGGCGCTGGGCGCCGATTGCGTGCTGCTGATCGTTGCGGCATTGGATGACGCGATGCTGAAGGAATTGGCCGACACCGCCACCGGCTTAGGGCTGGATGTGTTGGTCGAAGTACACGATGCCGCAGAACTCGAGCGGGCATTGAAGCTGAACACCCACATGATCGGCATCAATAACCGCAATCTGCGCAGCTTCGAGGTCTCGCTGCAAACCACGCTGGATCTGAAAAACACCATACCGGCCGATAAATTGATCGTCACCGAAAGCGGCATCCATACCCCGGCCGACGTCAAATTGATGCAGGACAACGGCATCTACACCTTTCTGGTCGGCGAAGCCTTCATGCGCGCGCCGTCGCCGGGGCAAAAAATGCGCGAGCTGTTTTTTTAA
- the brnA gene encoding type II toxin-antitoxin system BrnA family antitoxin has translation MKAKDFEQQFDDDVDITAAIDVSKAKRILQEQKRVNVDFPTWMIESLDREAGKLGVTRQSIIKVWLAERLEKIAQD, from the coding sequence ATGAAAGCTAAAGATTTCGAGCAACAGTTTGATGACGATGTCGATATTACCGCCGCTATAGACGTTTCAAAAGCGAAGCGGATACTGCAAGAGCAAAAACGGGTCAATGTCGATTTTCCAACCTGGATGATCGAATCCCTGGACCGCGAAGCCGGGAAACTTGGCGTGACTCGGCAATCGATTATCAAAGTCTGGCTCGCTGAGCGACTGGAAAAGATTGCCCAGGATTAG
- a CDS encoding BrnT family toxin has protein sequence MITFEFDETKNRTNLLKHGIDFVDAQALWKDPRLLEIPAKTEDEPRYLVMGKIKGKHWSAVITYRSKNIRLISVRRSRTEEIALYES, from the coding sequence ATGATAACTTTCGAGTTCGATGAAACGAAAAACCGGACCAATCTTCTAAAACACGGCATTGACTTTGTAGATGCTCAGGCTTTATGGAAAGACCCAAGATTACTGGAAATTCCTGCCAAAACGGAAGACGAGCCACGGTACTTGGTCATGGGCAAGATTAAGGGCAAACATTGGTCTGCAGTAATTACCTATCGATCAAAAAATATCCGACTGATTTCCGTTCGCCGCTCGCGCACTGAGGAGATTGCACTGTATGAAAGCTAA